The following are encoded together in the Cicer arietinum cultivar CDC Frontier isolate Library 1 chromosome 2, Cicar.CDCFrontier_v2.0, whole genome shotgun sequence genome:
- the LOC101500698 gene encoding chorismate mutase 1, chloroplastic, whose translation MESKVLRATITYKPSTPFSSFHLTTRPSFFSFQPIAFFPQKFNLSVKAHAASSIGSVSTKKRIDGSDNLTLDHIRHSLIRQEDSIIFSLLERAQYCYNEDTYDPDAFSMDGFHGSLVEYMVRETEKLHAKVGRYKSPDEHPFFPAGLPEPLLPPLQYPQVLHPVAESININDKVWSVYFRVLIPQLVKEGDDGNLGSSSVCDVMCLQALSKRIHYGKFVAEAKFQAAPDSYKAAIIAQDKDKLMELLTYPEVEEAIKRRVEMKAKTYGQEVIINMKEQRAEPVYKINPRLVADLYSDWIMPLTKEVQVAYLLRKLD comes from the exons ATGGAGTCTAAGGTTCTTAGAGCTACCATTACCTACAAACCTTCAACACCCTTTTCTTCTTTTCATCTAACAACTCGAccctcttttttttctttccaaccCATTGCATTTTTCCCCCAAAAATTCAATCTTTCTGTTAAGGCACATGCTGCTTCTTCTATTGG ATCAGTGTCAACAAAGAAAAGGATTGATGGAAGTGATAACTTGACACTTGATCATATAAGACATTCATTGATTCGTCAAGAGGATAGCATAATATTTTCCCTTTTGGAGCGAGCGCAATATTGTTACAATGAAGATACTTATGACCCTGACGCCTTCTCCATGGATGGATTTCATGGCTCTTTGGTTGAATACATGGTTAGGGAAACTGAGAAGCTTCATGCTAAG GTTGGTAGATACAAGAGCCCCGATGAACATCCATTCTTTCCTGCCGGTCTACCCGAACCGTTGTTACCGCCATTGCAATACCCTCAG GTGTTGCACCCTGTTGCTgaatcaataaatataaatgataaagtATGGAGTGTATACTTCAGAGTTCTTATTCCACAATTAGTCAAAGAAGGAGATGATGGTAACTTGGGATCCTCTTCTGTTTGTGATGTAATGTGTTTGCAG GCTCTCTCAAAGAGAATCCATTATGGAAAATTTGTAGCTGAGGCAAAATTTCAAGCTGCTCCAGATTCATATAAAGCTGCTATTATAGCACAG GACAAGGATAAGTTGATGGAATTGCTTACATATCCTGAAGTTGAAGAAGCAATTAAAAGGAGAGTAGAAATGAAAGCCAAAACTTATGGACAAGAAGTGATTATAAATATGAAGGAACAAAGAGCTGAGCCAGTGTACAAAATAAATCCAAGGTTGGTTGCTGATTTGTATAGTGATTGGATCATGCCATTGACAAAAGAAGTTCAAGTTGCATATTTGTTAAGGAAGTTAGATTAA